CAGGTTGATGCGCGCGCGCAGGTCGGCCGCATACATGGTGTACATGTAGTCGCGCTCCTTGCTGGTCACCATCTCGAGCGTGAGCTCGTCGTGGTTGCGCAGGAAGATCGCCCACTGGCAGCCCTCGGGAATGTCGGGCGTCTGCTGCATGATCTCGACGATCGGGTGCCGGTCTTCCTGCGCAATGGCCATGTACATGCGCGGCATGAGCGGAAAGTGGTACGCCATGTGGCACTCGTCGCCGTCGCCGAAATACTCGCGCACGTCTTCCGGCCACATGTTGGCCTCGGCCAGCAAAAACCGGTTCTTGTACTGCGCGTCGATGGCGGCGCGCACCTTCTTGATCACCGCATGGGTCTCGGGCAGGTTCTCGTTGCTGGTGCCGTCGCGCTCCACAAGGTAGGGAATGGCGTCGAGGCGGAAGCCGTCCACCCCCATGTCGAGCCAGAAGCGCATCACCTTGAAGATGGCCTCCAGCACCGCCGGGTTGTCGAAGTTCAGGTCGGGCTGGTGGCTGAAGAAGCGGTGCCAGTAGTAGGCCTTGGCTACCGGGTCCCATGCCCAGTTCGACGTTTCGGTGTCGGTGAAGATGATGCGCGTGCCCTGGTAGATCTGGTCGGTATCGCTCCACACGTAGAAGTCGCGCTCGGGCGAGCCGGCCGGTGCGCGGCGTGCGGCCTGAAACCAGGGGTGGTCGCTCGAGGTGTGGTTGATGACCAGCTCGGTGATCACGCGCAGCCCGCGTTCGTGCGCGGCGTCGAGCATCTCGCGGAAGTCGTCCAGCGTGCCGTACTGCGGGTTCACGTCTTCGTAGGCCGAGATGTCGTAGCCGTCGTCGCGTAGCGGCGAAGGGTAGAACGGCATCAGCCAGATGGTGTTGACGCCGAGTTCCTTCACGTAGTCGAGCTTGGCCGTCACGCCCTTGAAGTCGCCGATGCCGTCGTTGTTCGAGTCGAAGAACGCCTTGACGTTGAGCTGGTAGATCACCGCGTCCCGGTACCACAGCGGGTCGTCGCTGATATCGATTTCGACCGTTTCGAGCGCTATGTGGGAGACAGGTGCGTTCATGGGCGCGGCCTCAGAGGAAGTAGTCGAAGTCGCGCTCGTCGCCATGGCGCCGCCGTACGACGAAGATGTGCGCGGGCACGCTGTGCGGGTCGAGCCGGACGAAGTGCCAGCCGCCCTGCCAGGTGAACCTCTGTCCGCTCAGCAGGTCGTGCATCTGGAACGGGCGCGCGCTGTCGATGCCCACGCTGTGCGGGTCGAACTGGAGCCAGCCCGACTGCACGTTGTACGCATCGAGGTTCACCACGGTCACGATCGCGTTGTCGCCGCTCTCGGAGACCTTCACATAGGCCAGCAACTGGTCGTTGTCGATGGAAAGAAACCGGAGGCTGCGGTCCCGCTGCAGCGCAGGGTTCTCGCGCCGGATGCGGTTCACCCGGGCGATGAACGGTGCCAGGCTGCCGGGGTCGCCGTGGTTCCAGTGGCGCAGCTGGTATTTCTCGGAGTCGAGGTATTCCTCGCTGCCGGGCGAGCGCGGCCGGTGTTCGCGCAGTTCGTAGGCGGGCCCGTAGATGCCGTAGTTGGCCGACAGCGTGGCGGCAAGCACCAGCCGCGCCATGTACACGGAGGGCTCTCCGCCCTGCAGCTGCTCGTGCAGGATGTCGGGCGTGTTCGGCCACACGTTGGGCCTGAAGTAGTCGACGCCGGGCGCGGTGGAAAGCTCGGTGAAGTACTCGGTGAGTTCCTGCTTGGTGTTGCGCCAGGTGAAGTAGGTGTACGACTGCGAGAAGCCGAGCTTCGCCAGCCGGTGCATCACCTTGGGCCGCGTGAAGGCCTCCGCAAGGAAGATCACGTCCGGGTGCTCGCGCCGGATTTCGCCGATGGCCCACTCCCAGAACGGAAAGGCCTTGGTGTGCGGGTTGTCGACGCGGAAGATGCGCACGCCCTCGCCGATCCAGTGCTCGATGACGCTGCGCAGCTCCGCCCACAGGCCGCGCCAGTCTTCGCTCTCGAAGTTGAAGGGATAGATGTCCTGGTACTTCTTGGGCGGGTTTTCCGCGTACTGCACGCTGCCGTCGGGCCGCCAGCGGAACCAGTCGGGATGCGCCTTCACGTAGGGGTGGTCGGGCGCGCATTGGAACGCGATGTCCAGCGCAATCTCCAGCCCGTGCGCCGCGGCCTGCGCATACAGATGGCGAAAATCTTCCGCCGTTCCGAGAGCCGGAAGAATCGACTTGTGCCCGCCCTCGGCCGCGCCGATGGCCCAGGGGCTGCCGACATCGTCGGGTCCGCTGGCCAGCGCGTTGTTGGGCCCCTTGCGCTGCAGGCGGCCGACAGGGTGGATCGGCGGAAAGTAGAGCACGTCGAAGCCCATGGCCGCAATGGCCGGCAGGCGCGCCTCCACGTCCTTGAAGGTGCCGTGCACGCCGGGCGTCGGGCTCGTGGAGCGCGGGAACAGTTCGTACCAGGTGCTGAAGCGCGCGCGCGCGCGTTCGGCCTCCAGCGGCAGCTCGATGGGGTAGCGCACCTCGCGCCGGCGGTCCGGGTGGCGGCGCGCGAGCATGGCGAGCTCTTCGTCGAGCGCCAGTGCCTTGAGGGTCGACGCCTCGGTGGCGGGATGGGCGGCCACGGCGTCGAGCTCGGTGGCCCAGCGCGCAAGCGCCTGCCGGTCGGCGCCCTCGGCCCGCTCGGCGGCCGCGGCCACCTCGAGCGCGCCCACCTGCGACGCGATGCGCACGTCGTCGGCATCGACACGGCGCGTCATCTCGCTGCGCCACGATTCGAAGGGGTCGACCCATGCCACCACGGTGTAGACATAGCGGCCGAGCGCGGGCGGCGAGAAGGCGGCCTCCCACACGTCGTTGACGAGCGGCTTCATCGCCACTTCGCGGAACTCGGCCTTGTCCTGCGGCCGCCAGCACAGCTGCACCCGCAGCACGTCGTGGCCGTCGGTGAAGCAATGCGCCTTCACGCGCACCATTTCTCCCACGGTGCATTTCACCGGGAAGCGGCCGTTGTCCACCGCCGGCAGGACGGTGTCGATCACCGCGCGCCTGTCGCCGCCCTGCAGCTCGGGCATTCTCGAAGCCGCGGGCGCCTGGGGAGTGGTGAACAGTTTTTTCATGATGGCCGGTGCTCGAAAATCAGCGTGGAGAGCGGCGGCAAGCTCACGCACACCGAGTGCATGCGGCCATGCGAACGCACGGGTGCGGACTCGACGCCCCCCAGGTTGCCCCAGCCCGAGCCGCCGAATTCCACTGCGTCGGTATTGATGAGTTCGCGCCAGAAACCGCCCAGCGGCACGCCCAGCAGGTAGTTGGTGCGCGGCACCGGCGTCATGTTGCTCACCACCAGCAGCGGCGGATGGCCGTCGCGCGCCTTGCGCACGAACGCGAACACGCTGTGCTCGGCGTCGTCCGCCACCACCCACTCGAACCCCGAGGGGGTGAAGTCCTGCTGGTAGAGCGCGGGCGCGCCGCGGTACACCCGGTTCAGCTGCGAAACGAGCCGCTGCAGGCCCGAGTGCCCTTCGAGGTCGCACACCCACCATTCGAGTTCGCCGTCGTGCGTCCACTCGCGCCGCTGGCCGAACTCGCCGCCCATGAACAGCAGCTTCTTGCCCGGATGCGCCCACATGAAGCCGAACAGAGCACGCAAATTGGCGAACTGCTGCCACGGGTCGCCGGGCATCTTGCCGAGCAGCGAGCCCTTGCCATGAACCACTTCGTCGTGCGACAGCGGAAGCACGAAGTTCTCGTGGAACGCATAGACCAGCGAGAACGTCAGCTTGTGGTGGTGGTACTTGCGATGGACGGGCTCTTCCTTCATGTAGGCGAGCACGTCGTGCATCCAGCCCATGTTCCATTTCTCGCCGAAGCCCAGGCCGTCCATGTCGGTCGGGCGCGAAACGCGCGGCCACGCGGTCGATTCCTCGGCGATGCTGATGGCGTCGGGGTGCTCGCGGTAAATGGCACGGTTCAGCGTCCGCAGGAAATCGATGGCCTCCAGGTTCTCGCGGCCGCCGTGGCGGTTGGGAATCCACTCGCCGTGCTTGCGCGCATAGTCGAGGTACAGCATCGACGCCACCGCGTCGACCCGCAGCCCGTCGAGGTGGTAGCGGTCGAGCCAGAACAGGCCCGACGACACCAGGAAGCTGCGCACTTCCGGACGCCCGTAGTTGAAGATGCTCGAATTCCATTCCGGGTGAAAGCCCTGGCGCGGATCGGCATGTTCGTAGAGGTGCGTGCCGTCAAAGAACGCGAGCCCATGCTCGTCGGTGGGGAAATGCGAAGGCACCCAGTCCAGCAGCACGCCGATGCCGTTCTGGTGCAGGTGATCGACCAGGTACATGAAATCCTGCGGCGATCCGAAGCGGGCCGTGGGCGCAAAGTAGCCGGTGGTCTGGTAGCCCCATGAGCCGTAGAACGGGTGCTCCGTCACCGGCATGAGCTCCACATGCGTGAAGCCCATGTGCTTCACGTAGGCCGACAGTTCATGCGCGATTTCGCGGTAGCCCATGAAGACGCCGCCCTGCCGCCGCCACGAGCCCAGGTGCACTTCGTAGACGGACATCGGCGCATCGAGCGCGTTGCGCGCCGCGCGCGTGGCCATCCATTCGGCGTCGTTCCATTCGTAGGAAAGTTCGCAGATGCGCGAGGCCGTGGCGGGCGGGTGTTCGGCGCAGAACGCAAACGGGTCGGCCTTGTCGACCACATAGCCGCCGAAGCGTGAGCGGATGCGGTACTTGTAGGCCTGGCCCGGCGCCGCGTGGGCCGCATCGCCTTGCCAGATGCCGGTGCCATCCGGCGACGGTACCAGCGGGTCGGCGTCGCCGGACCAATGGTTCCAGTCGCCGACCACCGCCACCGATTCCGCGTTGGGCGCCCATACCGCGAACCGGGCGCCGCCCTCTTTTCGAAGATGGCATCCCAGAAGGTCGTACAAGCGGGAATGCGTTCCCTCCCGGAACAGGTAGGCGTCTTGCGCCTCGGGCTCTGATAGCGCTTGGGTCACTGGCACCGGTGTTCCTTGCTCGCATGAAGGCCAGCGACCGGGTGCTCAACGGAACACGCTTTCGGCATCTACAAGGCCTGAGCACACAATTTGCAAAGAAAGCGTGTGCAGCGGGTAAGGCTTAAACCCCGTTGCCGTGTCGGAGAGTTACCCATCACGCGATCAGGGAAGAAAAAATCTCCTGCCCGCGTGGCTGTTTCAGGCCGCGAGCGACGTCGCCGGCGACCCTGTGTGCACACCCGCGGACCTTGGGTAGATGCGGCGGGAAAAATCGTCCACGGTGAGCACGATGGCGTGGTTCGGGTTGGCCCGGTAGCGCTTCAGGGCGGCGGCGCCGATGGCGTCGAAGTGCGTCCTGCAGGTTTCGAGCAACCGGTCGCCGAGGTTCCTCGTGCCGAACACGTCATGCAATGTTTCTTCCGAAATCTGCGCGATGATCCGCGCGCCGTCGGGACCGTCCGGGTAGACCGCAAACCGGACGGTCGCCGTGTCAAAGCAGTAGATGCCTTCGAAGTCCATGTCTGTCTCCTGTACGCGCTTGTAGTGAATGGCGAATCGGATTCAGCGCGGAACGGCGCATACGCCGGCATGGACTTCCGCGCATGTTCAGGAAGGAAGCGGCCTACACGCTTTGGGAGGGCCGGGAATCCTTGCCGCGCGAAGGCAAACCTTGCTGCAATCTCTGCCGATGGCGCGCATTGATGAGCCAGTTTTTCAGG
The Variovorax paradoxus genome window above contains:
- the glgB gene encoding 1,4-alpha-glucan branching protein GlgB, with the translated sequence MPVTQALSEPEAQDAYLFREGTHSRLYDLLGCHLRKEGGARFAVWAPNAESVAVVGDWNHWSGDADPLVPSPDGTGIWQGDAAHAAPGQAYKYRIRSRFGGYVVDKADPFAFCAEHPPATASRICELSYEWNDAEWMATRAARNALDAPMSVYEVHLGSWRRQGGVFMGYREIAHELSAYVKHMGFTHVELMPVTEHPFYGSWGYQTTGYFAPTARFGSPQDFMYLVDHLHQNGIGVLLDWVPSHFPTDEHGLAFFDGTHLYEHADPRQGFHPEWNSSIFNYGRPEVRSFLVSSGLFWLDRYHLDGLRVDAVASMLYLDYARKHGEWIPNRHGGRENLEAIDFLRTLNRAIYREHPDAISIAEESTAWPRVSRPTDMDGLGFGEKWNMGWMHDVLAYMKEEPVHRKYHHHKLTFSLVYAFHENFVLPLSHDEVVHGKGSLLGKMPGDPWQQFANLRALFGFMWAHPGKKLLFMGGEFGQRREWTHDGELEWWVCDLEGHSGLQRLVSQLNRVYRGAPALYQQDFTPSGFEWVVADDAEHSVFAFVRKARDGHPPLLVVSNMTPVPRTNYLLGVPLGGFWRELINTDAVEFGGSGWGNLGGVESAPVRSHGRMHSVCVSLPPLSTLIFEHRPS
- a CDS encoding alpha-1,4-glucan--maltose-1-phosphate maltosyltransferase, whose translation is MKKLFTTPQAPAASRMPELQGGDRRAVIDTVLPAVDNGRFPVKCTVGEMVRVKAHCFTDGHDVLRVQLCWRPQDKAEFREVAMKPLVNDVWEAAFSPPALGRYVYTVVAWVDPFESWRSEMTRRVDADDVRIASQVGALEVAAAAERAEGADRQALARWATELDAVAAHPATEASTLKALALDEELAMLARRHPDRRREVRYPIELPLEAERARARFSTWYELFPRSTSPTPGVHGTFKDVEARLPAIAAMGFDVLYFPPIHPVGRLQRKGPNNALASGPDDVGSPWAIGAAEGGHKSILPALGTAEDFRHLYAQAAAHGLEIALDIAFQCAPDHPYVKAHPDWFRWRPDGSVQYAENPPKKYQDIYPFNFESEDWRGLWAELRSVIEHWIGEGVRIFRVDNPHTKAFPFWEWAIGEIRREHPDVIFLAEAFTRPKVMHRLAKLGFSQSYTYFTWRNTKQELTEYFTELSTAPGVDYFRPNVWPNTPDILHEQLQGGEPSVYMARLVLAATLSANYGIYGPAYELREHRPRSPGSEEYLDSEKYQLRHWNHGDPGSLAPFIARVNRIRRENPALQRDRSLRFLSIDNDQLLAYVKVSESGDNAIVTVVNLDAYNVQSGWLQFDPHSVGIDSARPFQMHDLLSGQRFTWQGGWHFVRLDPHSVPAHIFVVRRRHGDERDFDYFL